A section of the Pedobacter sp. HDW13 genome encodes:
- the leuD gene encoding 3-isopropylmalate dehydratase small subunit, which produces MKKFTKLTSAVVPLNIENIDTDQIIPARFLKATTREGFGENLFRDWRYNGDNTPKPEFVLNNPTYSGRVLVAGKNFGCGSSREHAAWAIQDAGFDAVISSFFADIFKGNALNNGLLPIQVSDDFLAQIFKSVDANAQSALEVDLENQTVTIVENGAQESFEINPYKKSCLINGYDDIDFILAQKQLIEEFEQAR; this is translated from the coding sequence ATGAAAAAGTTCACAAAATTGACATCGGCAGTAGTGCCATTAAACATAGAAAATATAGATACCGACCAGATTATTCCGGCAAGGTTTCTAAAAGCCACCACACGCGAGGGATTTGGCGAAAACCTGTTCCGCGATTGGCGTTATAATGGCGACAATACACCAAAGCCCGAATTTGTATTGAACAACCCAACCTATAGCGGCCGCGTTTTAGTTGCCGGTAAAAACTTTGGTTGTGGCAGTAGCCGCGAACATGCTGCATGGGCTATTCAAGACGCAGGTTTTGATGCCGTTATCAGCAGTTTCTTTGCCGATATTTTTAAAGGGAATGCCTTAAATAATGGTTTATTGCCTATTCAGGTAAGCGACGATTTTCTGGCACAAATCTTCAAATCGGTTGATGCTAACGCACAATCAGCATTGGAAGTAGATTTGGAAAACCAAACCGTTACCATTGTAGAAAATGGTGCACAGGAATCTTTCGAAATCAATCCATATAAAAAATCGTGCTTAATAAACGGTTACGATGATATCGACTTCATCCTGGCTCAAAAACAACTAATCGAAGAATTCGAACAGGCAAGATAA
- a CDS encoding ATP-binding cassette domain-containing protein: protein MFKPFVHIQQLNLAYRNKAVLKELYWVINVGENWVLWGESGSGKTTLAKAIAGINATQGSIEIDFDPQSKLPAEVLFVDSWYQFKNLEGVANFYYQQRYTSQQAKDTLTVHAELVHFGKEKGLHFDRVELILEALGFSTFASSQLIELSSGEHKKLQLVKALWLKPQLLIIDQPYTGLDTASRKNLNILLDQITDEGVQLILISNDQELPSCIHRYAEIKNGQIVTSYTRDNTAATFEVHNREIPVFLKESPVYSSDNIVKMVNVNISYSEKQVLKNINWEVKAGEKWLLQGHNGSGKSTLLSLVNGDHPQSYANELYLFGNRRGSGESIWDIKQHIGLISPEFHWYFDATASVWQSIASGFYDTVGLFQQLPYTKSSQVDELVEYFGLTENKNELLTSLPLGKQRLVLLARTIIKNPELLILDEPCQGLDLQQTQRFNQLVDELCSNGMTVIYVGHFESQLPTCLEKRILLEKGEVKVVESLNIEILS, encoded by the coding sequence ATGTTTAAACCATTTGTCCACATTCAGCAGCTCAACCTGGCGTACCGCAACAAAGCGGTGCTTAAGGAATTGTATTGGGTAATAAATGTTGGCGAAAATTGGGTTTTGTGGGGCGAAAGCGGTAGTGGAAAAACTACTTTAGCAAAGGCTATTGCTGGCATAAATGCCACACAGGGCAGTATCGAAATTGATTTCGACCCGCAAAGTAAATTACCTGCCGAGGTTTTATTTGTTGATAGCTGGTATCAGTTTAAAAACCTTGAAGGCGTTGCCAACTTTTATTATCAGCAGCGTTATACCAGCCAGCAGGCTAAAGATACTTTAACCGTGCATGCCGAACTGGTACATTTTGGAAAAGAAAAAGGCCTTCACTTTGATCGTGTTGAACTGATTTTAGAAGCCCTTGGTTTTTCTACTTTTGCCAGCTCTCAGTTAATCGAGTTATCAAGTGGCGAGCACAAAAAATTACAGCTGGTTAAAGCTTTGTGGTTAAAGCCGCAGTTACTGATTATCGATCAACCTTATACAGGTTTAGATACCGCTTCGCGTAAAAACCTGAATATCCTACTCGATCAAATTACTGATGAGGGGGTACAATTGATTTTAATCAGTAATGATCAGGAGTTGCCATCGTGCATTCACCGTTATGCTGAAATTAAAAACGGGCAAATTGTAACTTCGTATACCAGAGATAACACTGCAGCGACTTTTGAAGTGCATAACAGGGAAATTCCTGTCTTTTTAAAAGAGTCGCCGGTTTATTCGTCCGATAATATCGTTAAAATGGTTAATGTGAACATCAGCTATAGCGAAAAACAGGTGCTTAAAAACATCAATTGGGAAGTTAAGGCTGGTGAAAAATGGCTTTTACAAGGCCACAATGGCTCAGGTAAATCTACCTTGTTAAGTCTCGTAAATGGCGATCATCCACAATCGTACGCGAACGAACTTTATCTGTTTGGCAACCGTCGCGGAAGTGGCGAAAGTATTTGGGATATTAAGCAGCACATTGGGCTGATATCACCAGAATTTCATTGGTATTTCGATGCCACTGCAAGCGTTTGGCAAAGTATTGCTTCGGGCTTTTACGATACCGTAGGGCTTTTTCAGCAATTGCCTTATACCAAAAGCAGCCAGGTTGATGAACTGGTTGAATATTTTGGTTTAACTGAAAATAAAAATGAGCTGCTCACCTCACTTCCGTTGGGTAAGCAGCGACTGGTTTTACTGGCCAGAACCATCATCAAAAATCCCGAATTGTTAATTCTGGATGAACCGTGTCAGGGCTTAGACCTGCAGCAAACACAGCGTTTTAACCAGCTGGTTGACGAACTGTGTAGCAACGGCATGACCGTAATTTATGTTGGCCATTTTGAATCGCAGCTGCCAACCTGCCTTGAAAAAAGAATATTATTAGAAAAAGGCGAAGTAAAAGTCGTCGAAAGTTTAAATATAGAAATATTGAGCTAG
- the leuB gene encoding 3-isopropylmalate dehydrogenase, which translates to MKKNILVIPGDGIGPEVTTWGKAALEKIAEIFGHDFVFEEALMGHAAIEVTGEPLPDETLEKARQSDAILFGAIGHAKYDNDPSLKVRPEQGLLKIRKELGLFANLRPILLFDELLQASSIKPEILRGTDILFFRELTGDVYFGEKTRSEDRNTASDLMIYHRYEVERIAHKAYQAAQQRNKRLCSVDKANVLESSRLWRETVQEIAKQYPDVETEHMFIDNAAMQLIKNPKKFDVVLTANLFGDILTDEASQIAGSMGMLASASVGESTGFFEPIHGSAHDIAGKDVANPLASILSAALMLEIGFGLKEEAKLLVDTIDQVLKEGFRTHDIADQTTNRFKVLGTAEMGKLVLKFLSQKLITS; encoded by the coding sequence ATGAAGAAGAACATTTTAGTAATACCTGGAGACGGTATTGGCCCGGAAGTCACCACCTGGGGAAAAGCAGCATTAGAAAAAATTGCAGAAATTTTTGGTCATGATTTTGTTTTTGAAGAAGCTTTAATGGGCCATGCGGCTATTGAAGTAACCGGCGAGCCTTTGCCGGATGAAACTTTAGAAAAAGCAAGACAAAGTGATGCCATTTTATTTGGTGCCATTGGCCATGCCAAATACGATAACGACCCAAGTTTAAAAGTTAGGCCTGAACAAGGTTTATTAAAAATCCGCAAAGAACTGGGTTTATTTGCCAATCTCCGTCCGATATTACTATTCGATGAGCTTCTTCAGGCATCAAGCATTAAACCTGAAATTTTAAGGGGAACCGATATTTTGTTTTTCCGTGAATTAACAGGTGATGTATATTTTGGAGAGAAAACACGTTCAGAAGACAGAAACACTGCTTCTGATTTAATGATTTACCACCGTTACGAAGTAGAGCGTATTGCGCATAAAGCTTACCAGGCCGCACAACAGCGTAATAAAAGATTATGTTCAGTAGATAAAGCCAACGTTTTAGAAAGCTCTCGCCTGTGGCGCGAAACGGTTCAGGAAATTGCCAAACAATACCCTGATGTAGAAACTGAGCACATGTTTATTGATAATGCAGCCATGCAGTTAATTAAAAACCCTAAAAAGTTCGACGTGGTGTTAACCGCCAACTTATTTGGGGATATTTTAACTGATGAGGCTTCGCAAATTGCAGGTTCAATGGGTATGCTGGCTTCGGCTTCGGTTGGCGAAAGCACTGGTTTCTTTGAGCCAATACACGGTTCGGCTCACGATATTGCAGGTAAAGATGTGGCTAACCCGCTTGCTTCTATCCTATCGGCAGCCTTAATGCTCGAAATTGGTTTCGGACTTAAAGAGGAAGCGAAACTATTGGTTGATACCATTGACCAGGTATTGAAAGAAGGTTTCAGAACACATGATATAGCCGACCAAACTACCAACCGTTTTAAAGTGTTAGGCACAGCCGAAATGGGTAAATTGGTATTGAAATTCTTATCACAAAAATTAATCACATCCTAA
- a CDS encoding 2-isopropylmalate synthase: MIHDPNKVYIFDTTLRDGEQVPGCQLDTNQKVEIAKSLELLGVDVIEAGFPVSSPGDFNSVIELSKAVTHPIICALTRANKNDIDVAADALRYAKRPRIHTGIGSSDFHIKHKFNSTREDILARAVEAVKYAKKYVEDVEFYAEDAGRADIEFLAKMVEAVIAAGATVVNIPDTNGYCLPDQYGSKILFLKENVKNIDNAIISVHCHNDLGLATANSIAGLQNGARQVECTINGIGERAGNTSMEEVVMILKTHKVLGLNTSIDATQFYDISHSVRNQMNMPVQPNKAIVGANAFSHSSGIHQDGFLKNRENYEIIKPEDVGFPDATIVLTARSGRHALKHHLERLGHKLEKEHLDIVYKQFLVLADSKQGINDTDLNQLVALHLA; encoded by the coding sequence ATGATTCACGACCCGAACAAAGTTTATATTTTCGACACGACCTTACGTGACGGCGAGCAGGTTCCAGGCTGCCAGTTAGATACAAACCAAAAAGTAGAAATCGCTAAATCACTCGAACTTTTAGGCGTAGATGTAATTGAAGCTGGTTTTCCGGTATCAAGCCCAGGTGATTTCAATAGCGTTATCGAATTATCGAAAGCGGTTACTCATCCTATTATTTGCGCCTTAACCCGCGCCAATAAAAATGATATCGATGTGGCTGCCGATGCTTTACGTTATGCCAAAAGACCTCGTATCCACACTGGAATTGGTTCTTCTGATTTCCACATCAAACATAAATTTAACAGCACACGTGAGGATATTTTAGCCCGTGCAGTTGAAGCGGTAAAATATGCCAAAAAATATGTTGAAGATGTTGAGTTCTATGCAGAAGATGCCGGTCGTGCCGATATCGAATTTTTAGCCAAAATGGTTGAAGCGGTAATTGCTGCCGGTGCAACGGTAGTAAACATTCCCGATACCAACGGTTACTGCTTACCAGACCAATATGGTTCGAAAATCCTTTTCTTAAAGGAAAATGTAAAGAATATCGATAATGCCATTATTTCAGTTCACTGCCACAACGATTTAGGTTTAGCTACTGCTAACTCTATTGCCGGTTTACAAAACGGTGCCCGCCAGGTAGAATGTACCATTAACGGTATTGGCGAACGCGCTGGTAATACTTCGATGGAAGAAGTGGTAATGATTTTAAAAACGCACAAAGTGTTGGGCTTAAACACCAGCATTGATGCTACTCAGTTTTACGATATTAGCCACAGTGTGAGAAACCAGATGAACATGCCGGTGCAGCCTAATAAAGCTATTGTTGGTGCCAATGCATTTTCGCACAGCTCGGGTATACACCAGGATGGTTTCTTGAAAAACCGCGAGAACTACGAAATTATTAAACCAGAAGATGTTGGTTTTCCTGATGCCACTATTGTATTAACTGCAAGAAGTGGTCGCCATGCCTTAAAACACCATTTAGAGCGTTTAGGCCATAAATTAGAAAAAGAACACCTTGATATTGTTTACAAACAGTTTTTAGTTTTAGCCGATAGCAAACAAGGCATTAACGATACTGATTTGAACCAATTGGTTGCTTTGCATTTAGCGTAG
- the ilvA gene encoding threonine ammonia-lyase IlvA has product MNTTTPHTLDFKSANERLKGVVKRTPLEFNAGLSSYYNANIYLKREDLQIVRSYKLRGAYNKISSLPQESLINGVVCASAGNHAQGVAYSCKKLGIKGVIFMPEITPKQKVKQTYMFGGDNVEVVLVGDTFDDCLKEALAYSAAHAATFIPPFDDEKVIEGQGTVGVEIFEDLPDLDMVVMPVGGGGLASGVSAYLKTVKPDVKLVGVEPLGAPSMVTAMEHGGPFTLDEIDRFVDGAAVKRIGHITYEYCKELLDQMHLIPEGKICTTILKLYNEDAIVVEPAGALSVAALDQLREQIAGKTVVCIVSGGNNDIERMQEIKEKSLLFEGLKHYFIVRFPQRPGALKLFVNEVLGPQDDITRFEFIKKTNKENGPALVGIELSNKNDYASLLQRMKDFKFEIIELNQDQTLFEYLV; this is encoded by the coding sequence ATGAATACTACAACACCACATACACTGGATTTTAAATCTGCAAACGAAAGGCTCAAAGGCGTGGTAAAACGTACCCCACTTGAGTTTAATGCCGGACTTTCTTCTTACTACAATGCCAATATTTATTTAAAAAGGGAAGATTTGCAGATTGTGCGCTCCTATAAATTACGTGGTGCTTACAATAAAATCAGTTCGCTTCCTCAGGAATCGTTAATTAACGGAGTTGTTTGTGCCAGCGCTGGAAACCATGCACAAGGTGTTGCCTACTCATGCAAAAAACTAGGCATTAAAGGTGTTATTTTTATGCCCGAAATTACCCCAAAGCAAAAAGTGAAACAAACTTATATGTTTGGTGGCGACAATGTAGAAGTGGTTTTGGTTGGCGATACTTTTGACGATTGCTTAAAAGAGGCTTTGGCTTACAGCGCAGCACATGCCGCTACTTTTATTCCGCCTTTTGATGATGAAAAAGTAATTGAAGGACAGGGAACTGTTGGTGTTGAAATTTTTGAAGATCTGCCAGATTTAGACATGGTAGTAATGCCTGTAGGTGGTGGTGGACTGGCTTCGGGCGTAAGCGCATACCTAAAAACAGTTAAACCCGATGTTAAACTGGTAGGTGTTGAGCCATTGGGTGCACCATCAATGGTTACTGCTATGGAGCACGGCGGGCCTTTTACTTTAGATGAAATAGATCGTTTTGTAGATGGAGCTGCAGTAAAAAGAATTGGTCATATTACTTACGAATATTGCAAAGAACTGCTCGATCAGATGCATTTGATTCCCGAAGGGAAAATATGTACCACGATATTGAAACTTTATAACGAAGATGCCATTGTAGTTGAACCTGCCGGTGCACTGTCTGTTGCGGCATTAGATCAGCTCAGAGAACAGATTGCAGGTAAAACGGTAGTTTGTATTGTGAGCGGTGGAAACAACGACATAGAACGTATGCAGGAGATTAAAGAGAAATCTTTACTTTTCGAAGGTTTGAAACACTATTTCATCGTTCGTTTTCCGCAAAGACCAGGTGCTTTAAAATTATTTGTAAACGAGGTATTGGGTCCGCAGGATGATATTACCCGTTTCGAATTTATTAAAAAAACCAACAAAGAAAATGGTCCGGCGCTGGTAGGCATTGAGCTTTCTAACAAAAACGATTATGCGAGTTTACTACAACGCATGAAAGATTTTAAATTTGAAATCATTGAGCTGAATCAGGATCAGACCCTGTTTGAGTATTTGGTTTAA
- a CDS encoding cupin domain-containing protein, with the protein MNFKDLTNKALISDSDIDWEDLGAGLKRKIMAYDEHLMLVKVAFEQGAIGSVHNHPHLQMSYVAKGSFEVSMGEDKKILNEGDVFFAPSNVFHGVVCLEAGLLIDIFNPHREDFL; encoded by the coding sequence ATGAACTTCAAAGACTTAACCAACAAAGCATTAATTTCTGACAGCGATATTGATTGGGAAGATTTAGGCGCTGGTCTTAAACGCAAAATTATGGCTTACGATGAGCACTTGATGCTGGTTAAGGTAGCTTTTGAACAAGGAGCCATCGGATCTGTACACAACCACCCTCACCTGCAAATGAGTTATGTAGCTAAGGGAAGTTTTGAAGTAAGTATGGGCGAGGATAAAAAAATCCTAAACGAAGGCGATGTTTTCTTTGCACCAAGTAATGTATTCCATGGGGTGGTTTGCCTCGAAGCAGGACTATTGATTGATATCTTTAACCCACACCGGGAGGATTTTCTGTAG
- a CDS encoding DUF4230 domain-containing protein, translating into MKLFIRLLPWLILLIAGYLFIAKKFSISTTVESKHQLLVEKIEAIGKLELVRYQISDVLEHKNKTDFLPEASVLLIVKAEAVGCIDLTKITREDIRIDADTAVVNLPQPEICYVKIDHKNSRVYDTKMAFFREADLVDEAYKAAERQVAAEVKKSNILIQTKTNAANVLKPIIEGLGYKNVRLTFE; encoded by the coding sequence ATGAAGCTCTTTATTCGCCTCTTGCCTTGGTTAATCCTCCTGATTGCAGGCTATTTATTTATCGCTAAAAAGTTCAGCATCAGTACCACTGTGGAAAGTAAACATCAGCTCCTGGTCGAGAAAATTGAAGCTATAGGTAAACTGGAGCTGGTTAGGTACCAAATTAGTGACGTTTTAGAACATAAAAACAAGACAGACTTTTTGCCTGAAGCCAGTGTTTTGCTCATTGTTAAGGCCGAAGCAGTTGGTTGTATCGATTTAACTAAAATTACCCGCGAAGATATCCGTATTGATGCCGATACAGCTGTAGTAAATTTACCACAGCCCGAAATCTGTTATGTAAAAATTGATCATAAAAATTCACGGGTGTACGATACCAAAATGGCTTTCTTCAGAGAAGCCGATCTGGTAGATGAAGCCTATAAAGCAGCCGAAAGGCAGGTAGCTGCTGAAGTGAAAAAGTCGAACATTTTAATCCAAACGAAAACCAATGCTGCCAATGTATTGAAACCGATTATTGAAGGTTTAGGATATAAAAATGTGAGGTTGACTTTTGAGTGA
- a CDS encoding ABC transporter ATP-binding protein has product MSNILISVKNLTKQYQAEQAGGIKNVSFEIKRGDVVAIIGESGSGKSTLLKSIYGLLKTDEGEIYFEDKRVKGPDEQLIPGHKQMKMVTQDFSLNIYAKVYDNIASQLSNTDLKTKADKTLAIMEHLRILPLQNKKIIELSGGEQQRVAIAKAMVSDTQVLLLDEPFSQVDALLKNQLRADIKRVAAETGVTVILVSHDPADGLFLADQLLILRNGELLQTGKPAEIYQHPAHIYTAQILGNAVVLPAADAEKIGLKTQKDTVVFYPEWAEVNSNWSSRRYEVKDVYYKGFYDELLLERNGVHIRAIQLNRGEHKKNDHVQLNISRFLEF; this is encoded by the coding sequence GTGAGCAATATCCTAATCAGTGTTAAAAATTTAACGAAGCAATATCAGGCAGAACAAGCCGGCGGGATTAAAAATGTAAGTTTTGAGATCAAAAGAGGTGATGTAGTAGCCATTATAGGCGAAAGTGGAAGCGGAAAATCTACCCTGCTGAAATCAATTTACGGTTTGCTGAAAACCGATGAAGGAGAAATCTATTTTGAAGACAAGCGCGTTAAAGGACCAGATGAACAACTGATACCTGGCCATAAGCAGATGAAAATGGTTACTCAGGATTTTTCGTTAAATATCTATGCGAAGGTGTACGATAATATTGCCTCACAATTATCCAATACAGACTTGAAAACCAAAGCCGATAAAACTTTGGCCATTATGGAACATCTACGGATTTTACCACTCCAGAATAAAAAAATAATAGAATTGAGCGGTGGCGAACAGCAGCGTGTGGCTATTGCCAAAGCTATGGTTTCGGATACGCAGGTTTTGCTTTTAGACGAGCCTTTTAGTCAGGTTGATGCCTTGCTTAAGAACCAGCTACGTGCCGATATTAAACGTGTAGCGGCAGAAACTGGCGTAACCGTGATCCTGGTATCACACGATCCGGCCGATGGTTTATTTTTGGCTGATCAGTTGCTGATTTTGCGTAACGGAGAACTTTTGCAAACCGGCAAACCAGCCGAAATTTACCAGCACCCAGCCCACATTTATACAGCCCAAATTTTAGGTAACGCAGTGGTTTTGCCAGCTGCTGATGCCGAAAAAATTGGTTTAAAAACACAAAAAGATACTGTGGTATTCTATCCCGAATGGGCAGAGGTGAATAGCAACTGGAGTAGCAGGCGTTATGAAGTAAAAGATGTGTATTACAAAGGCTTTTATGATGAATTGCTGCTGGAAAGAAATGGCGTTCATATCCGTGCCATACAATTGAACAGGGGAGAGCATAAAAAAAACGACCACGTTCAATTGAACATTAGTCGTTTTTTAGAGTTTTAA
- a CDS encoding outer membrane beta-barrel protein: MKRLIFTTLLVSGLAGVMAPGAFAQQDTTKKKMDYSEGHGIIIKSKTADSVKKGRFVGGITFTRVDLGFSRLIDNGSFNLSPNNDFLDYKGGKTSTFSFDILQLGYRFNSNFKVYVAGGFDWTLIRLRKDITIAKNSNEFVYTDQSPVHFSKNRFSSSYVHIPLNFEFRTSENRNGKRFYLVLGPEVSFLLNGKIKQISAERGKEKQYDSYHFQSVRYGGTIRFGYGGLGLFTKYYFNDMFTTSQQAGLKNMSFGVTFGLN, encoded by the coding sequence ATGAAACGTCTAATTTTTACAACACTTTTGGTAAGCGGGCTTGCCGGTGTTATGGCTCCAGGTGCTTTTGCACAACAAGATACCACCAAAAAGAAAATGGATTACAGTGAAGGTCATGGTATTATTATAAAAAGTAAAACAGCAGATTCAGTTAAAAAAGGTCGTTTTGTTGGCGGAATTACCTTTACCCGGGTTGATTTGGGTTTCTCGAGGTTAATTGATAACGGAAGTTTTAATTTATCGCCAAACAATGATTTTTTAGATTACAAAGGTGGTAAAACCAGTACATTCTCTTTTGATATCTTACAACTTGGTTACCGTTTTAATTCGAACTTTAAAGTGTATGTAGCGGGTGGTTTCGATTGGACTTTGATTCGTTTAAGAAAAGATATTACCATCGCTAAAAATTCAAATGAATTTGTTTACACCGATCAGTCGCCGGTACATTTCTCTAAAAATCGTTTCTCGAGCAGCTATGTGCATATTCCATTAAACTTTGAATTCCGCACTTCAGAAAATAGAAATGGCAAAAGATTTTACCTGGTGTTAGGTCCTGAAGTGAGCTTTTTGTTAAACGGAAAGATTAAACAAATCAGTGCAGAGCGTGGTAAAGAGAAACAATACGATAGCTACCACTTTCAGTCGGTTCGTTACGGAGGTACAATCAGGTTCGGATACGGTGGTTTGGGCTTGTTTACCAAATACTATTTCAACGATATGTTTACCACTTCGCAGCAAGCAGGTTTAAAAAACATGAGCTTCGGGGTTACTTTTGGGTTAAATTAG
- a CDS encoding CopD family protein, producing the protein MIETLLPYYAYFKAVHIVFVISWMAGLFYILSIFIYHTEANEKPEPEKSILQKQFVKMEDTLWKIIATPAMIISVLAGASMLTLNQGLLQADWMWVKLAFVVGLLVYHFICQDIVKQLKNNHFKLSSFQLRLWRELATIFMIAIVFVVILKNALNWVYGLIGIMGVAMAIMIAVKLYKNYRKKRGE; encoded by the coding sequence ATGATAGAAACCTTGTTGCCATATTATGCTTACTTTAAAGCGGTTCACATTGTGTTTGTGATTAGCTGGATGGCTGGGTTATTTTATATTTTAAGTATTTTTATTTACCATACCGAGGCTAACGAGAAACCCGAACCAGAAAAAAGTATCCTCCAGAAACAGTTTGTTAAAATGGAGGATACTTTATGGAAAATTATTGCCACTCCGGCAATGATTATTTCGGTATTGGCAGGAGCATCTATGTTAACTTTAAACCAAGGGCTGCTACAGGCCGATTGGATGTGGGTGAAGCTTGCTTTCGTTGTTGGTTTACTTGTTTATCATTTCATTTGCCAAGACATCGTAAAACAGCTTAAAAACAATCATTTTAAGTTAAGCAGTTTCCAGTTGCGTTTATGGCGCGAACTCGCTACCATTTTTATGATTGCCATTGTATTTGTGGTTATCCTTAAAAATGCTCTCAACTGGGTTTATGGTTTAATCGGCATTATGGGCGTTGCTATGGCCATAATGATTGCAGTTAAATTATATAAAAATTATCGTAAAAAGCGCGGTGAATAG
- the hemE gene encoding uroporphyrinogen decarboxylase, whose protein sequence is MKNNLFLDAAFSKQTERPPVWMMRQAGRFMPQYWEIKNKYSFLEMCKNPEIAADVTMLPVDLLDIDAAILFCDILVTGEAMGGDLSFTQGVGPKFANPVRTAQDIENLNVDCLDELQYVADAIKVIQQRLDNRIPLIGFAGAPFTVMSYLIEGGSSKDFKLTKLFIHNQPELAHKLLAKIAKVTADYLNLQIAAGVNAIQIFDSWALALSWNDYQEFSHRYIQEIISNLNRKDIPVISFCKGSSVFAPIMAEAKPDVISVDWNADLLNIKNALPKGIAVQGNLDPHILYADKAVIKAQIHKLFERMRGTEGFIFNLGHGIMPDIPFDNVKYAIEVVKEFRY, encoded by the coding sequence ATGAAGAATAATTTATTTTTAGACGCAGCATTTTCAAAACAAACAGAACGCCCACCCGTGTGGATGATGCGTCAGGCAGGCCGTTTTATGCCGCAATATTGGGAGATTAAAAACAAATACTCTTTTTTAGAGATGTGTAAAAACCCTGAAATTGCAGCAGATGTAACCATGCTGCCAGTTGATTTGTTGGATATTGATGCCGCGATTTTGTTCTGCGATATTTTGGTAACAGGTGAAGCCATGGGCGGAGATTTAAGTTTTACGCAAGGTGTTGGTCCTAAGTTTGCAAATCCTGTACGTACTGCACAAGATATTGAAAACCTGAATGTTGATTGTTTAGATGAATTACAATATGTAGCTGACGCGATTAAAGTTATTCAACAACGTTTGGATAACAGGATTCCGTTAATTGGTTTTGCTGGTGCACCGTTTACGGTAATGAGCTATTTAATTGAGGGTGGTTCATCTAAAGATTTCAAATTAACCAAGCTTTTTATACACAACCAACCAGAGTTGGCACATAAGCTTTTAGCAAAAATTGCTAAAGTAACTGCCGATTATCTTAACCTTCAGATTGCTGCCGGTGTAAACGCTATCCAGATTTTTGACAGTTGGGCGCTTGCCTTATCGTGGAACGATTACCAGGAGTTTTCTCATCGCTACATTCAGGAAATCATTTCAAACTTAAACCGAAAAGATATTCCGGTTATTTCTTTCTGTAAAGGAAGTTCGGTTTTTGCGCCAATTATGGCTGAGGCTAAGCCAGATGTAATTTCGGTTGACTGGAATGCTGATTTATTGAATATTAAAAATGCTTTGCCAAAAGGTATTGCTGTACAAGGTAATTTAGATCCACATATTTTATACGCCGATAAAGCCGTTATTAAAGCACAGATCCACAAATTATTCGAACGCATGCGTGGTACCGAAGGTTTTATCTTTAACTTAGGTCACGGTATTATGCCAGATATTCCTTTCGATAACGTAAAATATGCGATTGAAGTAGTGAAGGAGTTTAGGTATTAA
- a CDS encoding response regulator transcription factor yields the protein MSQKLRILLVEDEDHLLDAIKLNLELEGYKVHAVKDGKTALKVFKEERFNLIVLDVMLPEMDGFQVCETIRLENAEVPIMFLTAKNTSEDRVLGLKKGADDYLVKPFNLEELILRVGILVKRSLKSDDLKELNSYKIGDKTIYFNSFELKHDDGTITPLTKKETMLLKLLIERKNDAVSREQILETVWNYDVYPSTRTIDNFILTFRKYFEPDQKNPVYFHSIRGVGYKFTDSH from the coding sequence ATGTCACAAAAATTAAGAATTCTATTGGTAGAAGACGAGGATCACTTGTTAGATGCTATTAAATTAAACCTCGAACTTGAAGGATATAAAGTTCACGCCGTTAAAGATGGCAAAACCGCTCTTAAAGTATTTAAAGAAGAACGCTTCAATCTGATTGTATTAGATGTAATGCTGCCCGAAATGGATGGCTTCCAGGTTTGCGAAACCATACGTTTAGAAAATGCAGAAGTTCCGATTATGTTTTTAACAGCAAAAAACACTTCGGAAGACCGTGTTTTAGGTTTGAAAAAAGGAGCCGACGATTATTTGGTTAAACCATTTAACTTAGAAGAACTGATTCTTCGAGTTGGTATTTTGGTTAAACGCAGTTTAAAATCTGATGATTTAAAGGAATTAAATTCTTACAAAATCGGCGATAAAACAATCTATTTTAACTCTTTTGAGTTGAAACACGATGATGGTACCATTACACCATTAACCAAAAAAGAAACCATGTTATTGAAACTGTTAATCGAGCGCAAAAACGATGCAGTTTCGAGAGAACAGATTTTGGAAACAGTTTGGAATTACGATGTTTATCCTTCAACCAGAACGATCGATAACTTCATTTTAACTTTCCGTAAGTATTTCGAACCAGATCAAAAAAATCCAGTTTACTTTCACTCCATCCGTGGGGTAGGTTATAAATTTACCGATAGTCATTAA